The Oncorhynchus masou masou isolate Uvic2021 chromosome 6, UVic_Omas_1.1, whole genome shotgun sequence genome has a window encoding:
- the LOC135542606 gene encoding 26S proteasome non-ATPase regulatory subunit 14 translates to MDRLLRLGGGMPGLGQGPPTDAPAVDTAEQVYISSLALLKMLKHGRAGVPMEVMGLMLGEFVDDYTVRVIDVFAMPQSGTGVSVEAVDPVFQAKMLDMLKQTGRPEMVVGWYHSHPGFGCWLSGVDINTQQSFEALSERAVAVVVDPIQSVKGKVVIDAFRLINANMMVLGHEPRQTTSNLGHLNKPSIQALIHGLNRHYYSITINYRKNELEQKMLLNLHKKSWMEGLTLQDYSEHCKLNENIVKEMLELAKNYNKAVEEEDKMTPEQLAIKNVGKQDPKRHLEEHVDVLMTSNIVQCLAAMLDTVVFQ, encoded by the exons ATGGATAGACTGCTGAGGCTTGGAGGAGGAATGCCTGGACTGGGTCAG GGCCCACCTACAGACGCCCCCGCCGTAGACACTGCAGAGCAGGTGTACATCTCCTCACTGGCACTGCTCAAG ATGCTGAAGCACGGGCGTGCTGGTGTGCCCATGGAGGTCATGGGTTTGATGCTGGGCGAGTTTGTGGACGACTACACTGTGCGAGTGATTGACGTGTTCGCCATGCCGCAGTCAGGAACT GGTGTCAGTGTGGAGGCCGTGGACCCCGTCTTCCAAGCTAAAATGTTGGATATGCTTAAGCAGACTGGCAG ACCAGAGATGGTGGTGGGCTGGTACCACAGTCACCCCGGGTTTGGCTGCTGGCTGTCAGGCGTTGACATCAACACCCAGCAGAGTTTCGAGGCCCTGTCGGAGAGAGCCGTGGCCGTGGTGGTGGACCCCATCCAGAGCGTCAAAGGAAAG GTTGTTATCGATGCGTTCCGGCTGATCAATGCCAACATGATGGTTCTGGGACACGAGCCCAGGCAAACCACCTCCAACCTGGGGCATCTGAACAAGCCCTCCATCCAG GCTCTGATCCATGGACTGAACAGGCATTACTACTCCATCACCATCAACTACAGGAAAAATGAACTCGAGCAAAAG ATGCTGTTGAACCTGCACAAGAAGAGCTGGATGGAGGGCCTGACCCTGCAGGACTACAGCGAGCACTGCAAGCTCAACGAGAACATCGTCAAGGAGATGCTGGAGCTGGCCAAGAACTACAACAAG GCGGTCGAAGAAGAGGATAAGATGACCCCTGAGCAGCTGGCCATCAAGAACGTCGGAAAGCAG GATCCCAAGAGGCACCTGGAGGAGCACGTCGACGTCCTGATGACGTCCAATATTGTTCAGTGCCTAGCCGCCATGTTGGATACTGTGGTCTTTCAGTGA
- the LOC135542609 gene encoding T-box brain protein 1-like — translation MTNLSDADDFIDSEDSFGDGDKGSSRQSAQETVCDNRHNFHGSTEGPYPSSQPSRSQAQSASAASPGTMFPHRTLHGATYPALAITSSGHYMAHHPVVTQGSYNSLLTTTSPQGFPAPGYFYAQPYGHGHQGGAFHKTSAMQTGMVFGKAQVYLCNRALWLTFHRHQTEMIITKQGRRMFPFLSFNISGLDPTANYNIFVDVSLADPNHWRFQGGQWVPCGKAESNGTGNKAYMHPDSPNTGAHWMRQEISFGKLKLANNKGALESAGQMVVVQSLHRYQPRLNVVEVHEDGAENASQPRQSFTFPETQFVAVTAYQNTDITQLKIDHNPFAKGFRDNYDKIYTGYDSDRLTPSPSDSTYAQFVPGARYALANSFLQHQFVSTYAKSCFRPSAGATSGLDYNVPLTNSMLSPQTSEEDTMAASPRWFVTPTNNRLDYASRTNDATGNTATLLSYATAGKALQLSATDSSGRALTYYAEPTDFAPTSPQYCGASSPALSCWTNGHAIGTADFDEVLSLSKESLPTSVSEDAKPQDISESSWIETKPSLKPQTASNAGVEARWLGKTP, via the exons ATGACAAATCTGTCAGACGCAGACGACTTTATCGACTCGGAGGACTCATTTGGTGACGGCGATAAGGGAAGCAGTAGGCAGTCTGCTCAAGAGACCGTCTGCGACAATCGTCATAACTTCCATGGATCTACAGAGGGACCGTATCCCTCGTCTCAGCCCAGCCGCAGCCAAGCTCAGTCCGCGTCTGCTGCCTCGCCTGGTACCATGTTCCCACACCGGACACTACACGGAGCCACCTACCCGGCCCTCGCCATCACCAGTTCGGGTCACTACATGGCACACCATCCTGTGGTCACGCAAGGCTCATATAATAGCCTCTTGACCACTACGTCACCTCAAGGCTTCCCAGCACCCGGATATTTTTACGCCCAGCCATACGGGCATGGCCACCAAGGAGGGGCTTTCCACAAGACCTCAGCAATGCAAACCGGGATGGTTTTTGGTAAAGCGCAAGTTTATCTCTGCAATAGGGCTCTGTGGCTCACGTTTCACAGGCACCAAACAGAGATGATCATCACTAAACAGGGGCG ACGAATGTTTCCATTCCTGAGCTTTAATATATCTGGACTTGATCCGACGGcaaattacaatatttttgtgGACGTCAGTCTCGCGGACCCTAATCACTGGCGGTTCCAAGGAGGACAGTGGGTACCCTGCGGTAAAGCTGAGTCAAATGGGACAG GGAACAAGGCCTACATGCATCCAGACTCTCCGAACACCGGCGCGCACTGGATGCGTCAAGAAATTTCCTTTGGAAAACTGAAGTTGGCAAATAATAAAGGGGCATTGGAAAGTGCAGGGCAG ATGGTTGTCGTTCAGTCCCTCCATAGGTACCAACCCCGTCTTAATGTGGTCGAGGTGCACGAAGATGGGGCCGAGAACGCCAGTCAACCCAGACAGTCATTTACGTTCCCCGAGACGCAATTCGTTGCAGTCACAGCATACCAGAACACAGAC ATAACACAGCTGAAAATAGACCACAATCCTTTCGCAAAAGGTTTTCGGGACAATTATGACAA AATCTACACAGGCTACGATAGTGACCGGTTGACGCCATCGCCGAGTGACTCGACCTACGCCCAGTTTGTGCCCGGTGCCAGATATGCACTTGCTAATTCTTTCCTTCAGCACCAATTCGTCAGCACTTATGCCAAGTCCTGTTTCCGCCCTAGCGCAGGAGCTACGTCTGGACTAGACTATAACGTCCCCTTAACTAACAGCATGCTGTCACCGCAAACCAGCGAGGAGGACACGATGGCGGCATCCCCGAGATGGTTTGTGACACCGACCAACAACAGACTGGACTATGCCTCCCGCACAAATGACGCGACTGGAAACACGGCAACTTTGCTGTCATATGCAACAGCTGGGAAGGCACTACAGCTGTCCGCAACGGACAGTTCGGGTAGAGCCCTTACTTATTACGCAGAACCAACGGATTTTGCGCCGACCTCACCCCAGTATTGCGGTGCGTCTAGCCCGGCCCTGTCTTGCTGGACTAATGGACACGCTATAGGTACTGCGGACTTTGACGAGGTCCTCTCACTTTCAAAGGAGAGTTTGCCAACGAGTGTCTCTGAAGACGCAAAACCACAAGATATCTCGGAGTCTAGTTGGATAGAGAC gaaacccagcctaaaaccccaaacagcaagcaatgcaggtgtagaagcacggtggctaggaaaaactccctag